One Maniola jurtina chromosome 24, ilManJurt1.1, whole genome shotgun sequence DNA window includes the following coding sequences:
- the LOC123877483 gene encoding uncharacterized protein LOC123877483, which translates to MSYPPPYGPPPPPYYGPGWRPPHPPSHSGTGPQQPNLSGSTSQHQPDYGQATHQPYPYGYPYYVPGAVMMPFPVGPPPDPSNPTYITNIIYQGETSNPPSTEQVQISETDGDYDWVPTTSTTANNLTGKAVIGGHEGWDGSPLWVIRAWHNGDLLPGKLSVRHNAASVMYNGKEIPVQKIDVLCAKPESLRWVPASNGSVPPGAIPGGRTSTGETLYVGRARHQLSVTPGKIHPSHGSCYIGFGGAEVAHKMYDVLCRVS; encoded by the coding sequence ATGAGCTATCCACCACCTTACGGACCCCCACCACCACCATATTACGGACCAGGATGGCGTCCACCGCACCCTCCAAGCCATTCTGGAACAGGACCTCAACAACCCAACTTATCAGGATCTACATCACAGCACCAACCAGACTACGGTCAAGCAACTCACCAACCTTACCCTTATGGATACCCTTATTATGTGCCCGGAGCTGTTATGATGCCATTCCCAGTAGGACCACCTCCAGATCCAAGCAATCCTACTTACATAACCAACATAATCTACCAAGGAGAAACTTCCAACCCACCATCTACCGAACAAGTCCAAATATCTGAAACTGACGGGGACTATGATTGGGTACCAACTACTTCCACTACAGCGAATAATTTGACAGGCAAAGCGGTGATTGGAGGACATGAAGGATGGGATGGGAGTCCCTTATGGGTTATCCGAGCTTGGCATAACGGGGATTTGTTACCAGGAAAGTTATCAGTAAGGCATAATGCAGCGTCAGTAATGTACAATGGGAAGGAAATACCTGTTCAGAAAATTGATGTTTTGTGCGCGAAGCCAGAAAGTTTGAGATGGGTCCCAGCGTCGAATGGAAGCGTACCTCCTGGTGCTATTCCTGGTGGAAGAACTTCTACTGGAGAAACTCTATACGTTGGAAGAGCAAGACATCAGCTGTCGGTGACACCAGGAAAGATCCACCCAAGTCACGGTTCTTGTTATATAGGTTTCGGCGGCGCAGAAGTCGCTCATAAGATGTACGACGTACTTTGCCGCGTAAGTTAA
- the LOC123877482 gene encoding uncharacterized protein LOC123877482, with protein MALKVEDLKISDVVKLLEFWGMAEFVEFVKEKDINGLKLLETSEGLVNTWRPNANAKKLIQFIQEIKQNPQKYLSCIDDVITIKETNLCSDSQYQTVSIRKISQQENTNNRVEEILKKITAPKSFLYRHQTKRQKRSVTSYVPMNVNTEKKPKNFFRLSSYDYPIFDLKKRFSKIENCTDRGYYPVNKVPKEVRPKYKSMNSAEEFTDKLPEDHFYEDLCYNDLKEDNNTKAFNPQSNQVKPCMVKIQELFQSFKLPFFKKAEEEVVQKSQDIQDAGREKDANIYENSVNMYDSIHVATEQDVNTLKKEDTHAGLAVEEYLVPVQVEKDYCDVCLKQKDDSLLGYIMNYFESRFGIRRETNDAAQSEESETEPSCEREWERKINMAARPLPVPVENEPYYMNIDRTEAENLLTGQPDGTYILRPSSQPNHAYTLSVACANSVHNVGVRRRPDGRLALGFARRGERSFTSVTSLLRHHKKRRLLLVAAGGLIGATTLNETPQYYQTPSNIPIL; from the exons atggCGCTAAAAGTGGAAGATTTGAAAATTAGTGATGTGGTGAAATTGTTAGAGTTTTGGGGGATGGCAGAGTTTGTGGAATTTGTGAAGGAGAAGGATATTAATGGACTaaaattatta GAAACATCAGAAGGACTAGTGAATACATGGCGTCCAAACGCTAACGCTAAGAAATTAATACAgttcatacaagaaataaagcAAAACCCTCAAAAATATCTAAGCTGTATCGATGACGTCATCACGATCAAAGAGACGAATCTATGCAGTGACAGTCAGTATCAAACTGTAAGTATTAGAAAGATAAGCCAACAGGAAAACACTAACAACCGAGTAGAagaaatcttgaaaaaaatCACAGCACCAAAAAGCTTTCTATACAGACATCAAACGAAACGACAGAAAAGATCTGTAACTTCATACGTACCTATGAATGTTAACACAGAAAAGAAGCCCAAGAACTTTTTCCGACTAAGCTCATACGACTACCCCATTTTCGATCTAAAAAAGCGTTTTTCAAAAATAGAGAATTGTACTGATAGAGGTTACTATCCAGTCAATAAAGTTCCTAAAGAAGTCAGGCCTAAATATAAATCTATGAACTCTGCTGAAGAATTTACAGACAAACTACCAGAAGATCATTTCTATGAAGACTTATGTTACAATGATCTTAAAGAAGACAATAATACAAAAGCATTTAACCCTCAAAGTAACCAAGTGAAACCTTGTATGGTAAAAATACAGGAACTATTTCAATCGTTCAAACTACCATTTTTCAAAAAAGCTGAAGAGGAAGTGGTACAGAAATCTCAAGATATACAAGATGCAGGGAGAGAAAAGGATGCAAATATATATGAGAACTCTGTGAATATGTATGACTCTATACATGTGGCTACAGAGCAGGATGTAAATACTTTGAAGAAAGAAGACACTCAT GCAGGTCTGGCAGTGGAGGAGTACCTGGTGCCCGTGCAGGTGGAGAAGGACTACTGCGACGTGTGCCTGAAGCAGAAGGACGACTCGCTTCTGGGCTACATCATGAACTACTTCGAAAGCCGCTTTGGCATTCGACGAG AAACAAATGATGCCGCCCAATCAGAAGAATCGGAAACGGAGCCATCTTGTGAGCGGGAATGGGAGCGGAAGATCAACATGGCTGCCAGGCCACTTCCGGTGCCCGTGGAGAACGAGCCTTACTACATGAACATAGATAGAACTGAGGCCGAGAACCTCTTGACTGGTCAGCCTGATGGAACTTACATCTTGAGGCCTTCGAGTCAG CCGAATCACGCATACACCCTGAGCGTCGCCTGCGCAAACTCGGTGCACAACGTCGGAGTGAGGAGACGTCCAGACGGCCGCTTGGCTCTCGGCTTCGCGCGTCGCGGTGAAAGAAGCTTCACCAGCGTCACTTCCCTGTTACGTCATCACAAAAAACGACGCTTGCTGTTAGTAGCAGCCGGGGGACTGATCGGAGCCACCACGCTGAACGAAACTCCTCAGTATTACCAAACGCCTAGTAATATTCCTATTTTGTGA